TCGGGCTGGCGATCCAGCGCGAGTTCCCCGGTGGCACGGTCTTCTTCGCGGGCGGTGGTTCGATCGAGGTCGTGGGCGGCAACGACGCGACACCTTCGGCGGCCGTCGACCTGTGGCTGCAGGTCCGCGACCTGCCGGCGACGCTCGAGGAGCTGGCCGCGCGCGGCGTCGCGCCCGTCCGCGGGGCGCGCCGCGAGCCGTGGGGGCTCGACGAGGCCTGGCTCACCGACCCGGACGGCCTGCGCATCGTCCTGGTGCAGGTTCCGCCTGACCACCCGTTGCGGAGGGACTCCCGCTAGGGCTTGCGGGCCCGCAGCTGCGCCGCCAGGGCCGCGAAGCCCGGGGGCTCCCACGTCCACGTCTGCAGGTCGGTGAAGCCCGCTGCGGTGACCTCAGCGGCCAGATCGTGGCGGGGGACCGGCAGCCACTTCTCGTGCGCGGACAGCAGCAGCCGGCCGCCGGGGCGCAGCACGCGGAACAGCTCGGCGAAGCCGGCCGCGCGGTCGTCCCAGAGCTGGACGTTGTTGACGCTCAGGACCACGTCGACGGAAGCGTCGGCGCAGCCGGTCGACGAAGCGGCGCCGTCGCGCAGCTTCACGCGGTCGCCGCAGCGTTCACGGCATAAGGCCCGCATCTCGGCCGACGGTTCGACGCCGACGACCTCGCCCGCCAGGCGGCTCGCGGCGTCGAGGCCCACGCCTGGGCCGGGGCCCACGACCAGCACGGTTTCGTCGGGTTCCAGCCGGGCCAGGTCCACGAGCCGGTGCTCGGTGGCTGCGTTGGCGCGCGACATCAGCCGGCCGCCGACGCGGCCCAGCAGGCCGCTGGGGTGCCCGAACGCCCGGTCCAACGCGGTGTCGAAGGTCCCCGGGGGAGGGTGTGGAGTGCTCATCCTTCGAGGTCACCACGAGCCCGGCGCGCTCGCATCGGGGATGACCCCCAACCGCACCCGGAGGTCCATGGGACGATAGGAGGTGGCCATCCCCGACCTTTCCCGAGGACCACACGAGTGACAGCGCCC
The sequence above is a segment of the Amycolatopsis sp. 2-15 genome. Coding sequences within it:
- a CDS encoding VOC family protein yields the protein MDVLSSRVLIHPRDLEASTAFYRDTLGLAIQREFPGGTVFFAGGGSIEVVGGNDATPSAAVDLWLQVRDLPATLEELAARGVAPVRGARREPWGLDEAWLTDPDGLRIVLVQVPPDHPLRRDSR
- a CDS encoding class I SAM-dependent methyltransferase codes for the protein MSTPHPPPGTFDTALDRAFGHPSGLLGRVGGRLMSRANAATEHRLVDLARLEPDETVLVVGPGPGVGLDAASRLAGEVVGVEPSAEMRALCRERCGDRVKLRDGAASSTGCADASVDVVLSVNNVQLWDDRAAGFAELFRVLRPGGRLLLSAHEKWLPVPRHDLAAEVTAAGFTDLQTWTWEPPGFAALAAQLRARKP